The Gammaproteobacteria bacterium genomic interval TGTCGACGCCGCTGCCCGAGAACTCCGTGCGCAGGATTTCCGCCAGGTTGATCAGCGCCGCCTTGGTCGGGCCGTAGGCCGCGGCCTTGGGCAGGCCGCGGTAACCGGCCACCGACGCCACGATCGCAACCTGCCCGGTGCCGCGGGTCTTCATTCGCGCGAGGAGGGGCATGAGGACATTCACCACGCCGAGATAGTTAATCTCCATGTGCCGCCGAAAGACCGAAGGCTCTGCAATCCCTCCCGGAATCGGCTCGTAGATTCCGGCACCGAGCACGGCCAGGTCGACATGGCCCTGGGTGGATTCGATGGTGTCCAGCGCATCGGCCGTCATCTCAGGATCGGTGACGTCCAGGGGATGCGAGGTGATCGGCGGATGCTCGGATTCGAGTCGATACAGTTCTCCGGCACTCCGGGCTGATGCCGCGACTCGGACACCGGCGTCGGCCAGCGCAATCGCCAATGCCCTGCCGATGCCCTGGCTCGCGCCCGTGATCCAGGCAGAGCGCCAGCTGTCACTCACAGGATGGTGGGGTCGGCGCAGTTTCGGCAGACATACTCGATATCCGAACCATCCCGGCCCTTGAATCGTAGCCCGTGCCACAGCCCATTGGTGTCATACCACGATTGGAGGTTCAGATCGCCCTCATACCGGTACACATCGAGTTCCGTATCGGCGTTCGATCTGGTCTTTCTAACGATCGCGTCGTCGTCAGTTGCGATACTAACCCGATTCATCTGTCCAGTGAGCGTGTTGAGGACACGGTCTGTTTCGAGAACCTTCGGATTCCAGTGGTTGGTCGGGAACACCGGCATCGGCACGCTGTATTCCCGCCCGTCGAGATCGGACCAGAAAAACCGGTCCTCGCGCCGCTGACCGACGATCCTGGTTTCCCGGCCGTCGTCGTCCACCTCTACCGTCAGGTCCCGAATTCCCTGCTCATCCCACCGTTCCCGGGCCTCGTAGCGCATGCGGTAGAGCGGGAAGCCGAGCAGGGTGACGTCGATGGCGGAGCGGGCGACCACGTGCGTCTCGCTGCCCATGCGCTCGATCATCAGTTCGTGCTCGCCAATCGGTTTGCCGTTGCGCAGGATGTCGAACAGTAAATGCCGACTCTCTGCCTGTACGGTGCTCGAGGCGAAACCGGCGAAGACGAGCAGGGCCATGCCGAACCGCCTCGCTCCGAAAGCACAAAGTCTATTGCGACATTTCATATTTCCGGGTCCATTGTGAAACTGAGTTTTCTCCGGCGATCGATCGCCTCTGCACGCCCCTCACATTGAAATACGAAATACCCGTGGTAGTGGATCACGGTTCGGATCCTCGCCTGGTCGATCGGCGAGTCGGCAGAATGGCTACAATCCTGGTTGTTCCGGCAGCCTCGGACGCCACCACGGGATATCCGATTGTCGGCTACGTCGCCGTGTTAGCCTTGGTCCCGGAAGTCAGCATGACGATCGGCGGATTCAATGCCAAGCATACATAGATACGAGATTCCAACGATTATCCTGTCGATCCTTATCGCAGGCGTGGCGTTG includes:
- a CDS encoding SDR family NAD(P)-dependent oxidoreductase, whose translation is MSDSWRSAWITGASQGIGRALAIALADAGVRVAASARSAGELYRLESEHPPITSHPLDVTDPEMTADALDTIESTQGHVDLAVLGAGIYEPIPGGIAEPSVFRRHMEINYLGVVNVLMPLLARMKTRGTGQVAIVASVAGYRGLPKAAAYGPTKAALINLAEILRTEFSGSGVDIRLVNPGFVSTRLTAKNDFSMPAIMTPEQAASRIIRGLQGTGFEIAFPRRFVAWLKIARVLPYRLWLPLARRMVG
- a CDS encoding DUF6134 family protein, encoding MALLVFAGFASSTVQAESRHLLFDILRNGKPIGEHELMIERMGSETHVVARSAIDVTLLGFPLYRMRYEARERWDEQGIRDLTVEVDDDGRETRIVGQRREDRFFWSDLDGREYSVPMPVFPTNHWNPKVLETDRVLNTLTGQMNRVSIATDDDAIVRKTRSNADTELDVYRYEGDLNLQSWYDTNGLWHGLRFKGRDGSDIEYVCRNCADPTIL